A window of the Arachis duranensis cultivar V14167 chromosome 5, aradu.V14167.gnm2.J7QH, whole genome shotgun sequence genome harbors these coding sequences:
- the LOC110281583 gene encoding uncharacterized protein LOC110281583, with amino-acid sequence MDSQICRKISCILYRNPVSVFGGFVQFQTKYVTDEVSMQDMFSMYLETRSQISFIELYIEFEQSEADQNIELENYNSDSEEEFESNYECLDPGGDGDQADDTMQVDVADVANALVNQHLFVESTFMRSLDLEAMHTPEFPEYMNAEYIISGVNVAELPVVVDGEFIVGMEFSSREAVIKAMKDYTIRRGVDYRVYESEPTTFYAKCTQYGAGCDWLIRVSKMFKKYCWEIRRYNGSHTCTRATICQDHSKLGSDTIAEAIKPLVEVDPSIKVKSVIAEVQSKFNYTVSYRKAWLAKQKAVESIFGGWEASYEALPIWFEAMCQKEPSAVVHFETMPAYQGDDLVPDIRVLHRVFWSYYPCIRAFRHCKPIVQVDGTHLYEKYKGCLLVAVSQDGNNNIVPIAFAIVEGETSDAWHFFLSNLRQYVVTRDSVSLISDRHESINSTIVRSNGAWSPPRAYHMFCIRHIESNFLTKFKAPYLQKLIVNKGYSRTVREYEIRYQRLRERGEAYSNWLDRIPCEQYALAFDDGYRWGHMTTNLVECINSVLEGARNLPVTALVKATFYRLNELFTRKRAEAEARINAGHVFSEIVTTKLHANQRASGNIQVSCFDRQNEVFEVREMPTGVEYAVDLRRRVCDCGEFQVDRIPCRHVFACCANQRLDWQVYVHEVYKMDQIRRVYRARFRPLENPTTWPIYTGPRFVGNPFLRRVAKGRPKMTRFLNEIDTRMLRAPRRCKQCGAEGHSRSRCRQRGSASADPAT; translated from the exons ATGGATTCTCAAATATGTAGGAAAATATCGTGCATTTTGTACAGGAACCCAGTATCTGTATTTGGTGGGTTCGTTCAGTTTCAAACCAAATATGTAACAGATGAAGTGAGCATGCAAGATATGTTTTCAATGTACTTGGAAACTCGCTCACAGATATCATTCATCGAGCTGTATATTGAGTTTGAGCAGTCGGAAGCAGATCAGAATATTGAGCTGGAAAATTATAATAGTGATAGTGAGGAGGAGTTCGAAAGTAATTATGAATGCCTTGATCCGGGTGGAGATGGAGATCAGGCCGACGATACTATGCAGGTAGATGTGGCCGATGTGGCAAATGCACTAGTAAACCAGCATCTGTTTGTGGAGTCTACTTTCATGCGCTCGTTGGATTTGGAGGCCATGCATACACCGGAATTTCCTGAGTATATGAATGCAG AGTACATAATTTCTGGTGTGAATGTAGCAGAGCTTCCTGTTGTAGTGGATGGTGAATTTATCGTGGGGATGGAATTCAGTTCTAGGGAAGCAGTGATTAAGGCGATGAAAGATTATACAATCCGTCGAGGCGTGGATTATCGGGTGTACGAGTCGGAGCCAACAACATTCTATGCTAAATGTACGCAGTATGGTGCTGGTTGTGACTGGCTGATCAGGGTGAGTAAGATGTTCAAAAAGTACTGCTGGGAGATAAGGAGGTACAATGGTAGTCACACGTGTACTCGAGCAACCATTTGTCAAGATCATTCCAAATTGGGTTCCGACACAATTGCAGAAGCAATTAAGCCGTTGGTAGAAGTTGACCCATCTATAAAGGTAAAATCAGTCATTGCGGAGGTACAGTCGAAGTTTAATTACACCGTAAGTTATCGCAAAGCTTGGTTAGCAAAGCAGAAAGCAGTGGAGTCAATTTTCGGCGGATGGGAAGCTTCGTATGAAGCTTTGCCCATATGGTTTGAGGCCATGTGTCAGAAAGAGCCATCAGCGGTCGTTCATTTTGAAACAATGCCTGCGTACCAGGGTGATGACTTGGTTCCTGACATCCGTGTCTTACATCGAGTCTTCTGGAGTTATTACCCTTGTATTAGAGCATTCCGACATTGCAAACCAATAGTGCAGGTAGATGGAACtcatttgtatgaaaaatataaaggtTGTCTGTTGGTGGCAGTATCTCAGGACGGCAACAACAATATTGTGCCCATTGCATTTGCgatagtggagggagagaccTCTGACGCGTGGCACTTTTTTCTCAGTAACTTACGACAGTATGTGGTGACGCGTGACAGTGTGAGCCTTATATCCGACAGACATGAATCCATCAACTCAACTATTGTTCGGAGTAACGGAGCCTGGTCTCCTCCTAGGGCTTACCACATGTTTTGTATCAGGCATATAGAGTCGAACTTCCTGACAAAGTTCAAGGCTCCGTACTTGCAGAAGCTTATCGTCAACAAAg GATATTCGAGGACGGTTCGGGAGTACGAGATACGTTATCAGCGATTGCGTGAACGTGGTGAGGCGTACAGTAATTGGCTAGACAGGATACCGTGCGAGCAGTATGCCTTGGCATTTGATGATGGATACCGATGGGGTCATATGACAACTAATCTGGTGGAGTGCATCAACTCGGTTTTGGAAGGAGCGCGCAATCTCCCAGTCACTGCACTTGTTAAGGCAACGTTTTACAGGCTTAATGAGTTGTTCACACGAAAAAGAGCTGAGGCTGAGGCTCGTATTAATGCTGGACATGTGTTCTCTGAGATTGTGACTACTAAATTACATGCAAATCAGCGGGCATCGGGAAACATCCAGGTTAGTTGCTTTGATAGACAGAATGAGGTATTTGAGGTACGTGAGATGCCTACTGGAGTGGAGTACGCAGTCGACCTACGTCGAAGAGTATGTGACTGTGGTGAATTCCAGGTGGATCGCATTCCGTGTCGACATGTATTTGCTTGTTGTGCAAATCAGCGACTTGATTGGCAGGTGTACGTTCATGAAGTATACAAGATGGACCAAATTCGAAGAGTTTACAGGGCTAGGTTTAGGCCACTGGAAAATCCGACAACGTGGCCTATTTATACTGGACCTCGTTTCGTGGGCAATCCGTTTCTTAGACGTGTTGCCAAAGGTCGGCCAAAGATGACCCGCTTCTTGAATGAGATAGACACTCGGATGCTGCGTGCGCCGAGGCGCTGTAAGCAATGTGGGGCCGAGGGCCACAGCCGTAGCAGATGTCGTCAACGTGGTAGTGCAAGTGCAGATCCAGCCACATGA